In Terriglobus sp. TAA 43, a single window of DNA contains:
- a CDS encoding NADP-dependent isocitrate dehydrogenase, translating to MQTSYNGIAVPTEGKAIEYTNGKFTVPDNPIIPYIEGDGTGRDIWKASQRVFDAAVEKAYSGKRKVNWFEVLAGEKAYRQTQNWLPDDTVKATVDFRVSIKGPLTTPVGGGIRSLNVALRQLMDLYQCVRPVKYYQGVPSPVKHPEKLDVVLFRENTEDIYAGIEFRQGTPEVKQVIDFFNDTMLKGGKKKIRTDSGIGIKPISITGSKRLVRAAIQFAIASGRKTVTLVHKGNIQKFTEGAFREWGYEVATEEFRDQVVTERESWILGNLESNPNLTPEENAALVEPGIEFAPKEFGDSVVAEIKEVIAKVGATHGNGKWKSKIMVNDRIADSIFQQIIIRPSDYSVLATTNLNGDYISDAAAAQVGGLGIAPGANIGDGFACFEATHGTAPKYADLDVINPGSVMLSGVMMFDFLGWSEAARLIENSMEKTIQQKFVTYDFERQMQGATKVKTSEFASKMIENM from the coding sequence ATGCAGACAAGCTACAACGGCATTGCTGTCCCGACCGAAGGCAAGGCAATCGAGTATACCAACGGAAAATTCACCGTCCCTGACAACCCGATCATCCCCTACATCGAGGGCGACGGCACCGGTCGCGACATCTGGAAGGCATCGCAACGGGTCTTCGATGCGGCCGTTGAAAAAGCCTACAGCGGCAAGCGCAAAGTCAATTGGTTCGAAGTCCTCGCCGGTGAAAAAGCCTATCGTCAAACACAGAACTGGCTCCCCGATGACACCGTCAAAGCCACGGTTGATTTCCGCGTCTCCATCAAGGGACCACTTACCACCCCTGTAGGCGGAGGCATTCGTTCGCTCAACGTGGCACTGCGCCAACTGATGGACCTCTATCAATGCGTGCGCCCCGTGAAGTACTACCAGGGAGTGCCCAGCCCCGTGAAGCATCCTGAAAAGCTCGACGTCGTTCTCTTCCGCGAAAACACGGAAGACATCTACGCAGGCATCGAGTTCCGCCAGGGCACACCGGAAGTGAAGCAGGTCATCGACTTCTTCAACGACACCATGCTCAAAGGTGGCAAGAAGAAAATCCGCACCGACTCCGGCATCGGCATCAAGCCCATCTCCATCACCGGCTCCAAGCGTCTCGTGCGCGCAGCGATTCAGTTCGCGATCGCCAGCGGCCGCAAGACGGTCACACTCGTGCACAAGGGCAACATCCAAAAGTTCACCGAGGGTGCCTTCCGCGAGTGGGGCTATGAAGTAGCTACAGAGGAGTTCCGCGACCAGGTAGTCACCGAACGCGAAAGCTGGATTCTCGGCAACCTCGAAAGCAATCCGAATCTCACGCCGGAAGAGAACGCAGCACTCGTCGAACCCGGCATCGAATTTGCTCCTAAAGAGTTCGGAGATTCCGTCGTCGCCGAAATCAAAGAGGTCATCGCCAAAGTCGGTGCGACACACGGCAACGGAAAATGGAAGTCGAAGATCATGGTCAACGACCGCATCGCCGACTCCATCTTCCAGCAGATCATCATCCGCCCCAGCGACTACAGCGTGCTCGCCACCACCAACCTCAACGGCGACTACATCTCCGACGCTGCAGCCGCGCAGGTCGGCGGCCTCGGCATCGCTCCCGGAGCCAACATTGGCGATGGTTTCGCATGCTTCGAAGCGACACACGGCACCGCTCCAAAATACGCGGACCTCGACGTCATCAACCCCGGCAGCGTCATGCTGAGCGGTGTCATGATGTTCGATTTCCTCGGCTGGAGCGAAGCCGCACGCCTCATTGAAAACAGCATGGAAAAGACCATCCAGCAGAAGTTCGTCACCTATGACTTCGAACGCCAGATGCAAGGCGCAACCAAAGTCAAAACCAGCGAATTCGCCAGCAAGATGATCGAGAACATGTAA
- a CDS encoding DinB family protein — translation MSQDLLTTILPLLERTPAALEAQLRGLPDEWINATEGEGKWSPLVVVGHMIHAEEEDWMPRLRRILQHGTSVPFDPFDREAQFTKSAGKGMEQLLREFRIAREEGLKELRALNLQDHHLTLCGLHPTLGETTAHQLLATWAAHDQAHLVQIHRTLARRLKPEIGPWAQFLSVMQ, via the coding sequence ATGAGCCAAGACCTGTTGACAACCATCCTGCCTCTTCTTGAACGCACACCTGCTGCTCTCGAAGCACAACTCCGCGGCCTGCCCGATGAATGGATCAACGCAACCGAAGGCGAAGGCAAATGGAGTCCACTCGTCGTTGTAGGACACATGATTCATGCAGAAGAAGAAGACTGGATGCCGCGGCTGCGGCGCATTCTGCAACATGGCACCAGCGTCCCATTCGATCCCTTCGACCGCGAAGCGCAATTCACAAAGAGCGCGGGCAAAGGCATGGAGCAACTACTCCGCGAATTCCGCATAGCACGCGAAGAAGGCTTGAAGGAATTGCGCGCACTCAATCTACAAGACCACCATCTCACTCTGTGCGGCCTACATCCAACGCTCGGCGAAACCACCGCACATCAACTACTCGCCACATGGGCCGCACATGATCAGGCGCATCTCGTACAAATTCATCGCACGCTCGCACGCCGCCTCAAACCAGAGATCGGCCCCTGGGCACAGTTCCTCTCCGTCATGCAGTAG
- a CDS encoding carboxymuconolactone decarboxylase family protein has product MSLDALIDSLPDYAKDLRLNYSSLVRNNTELTKQQLWGTVVASAVATRNAALTAAVVAEAANHLSPVELDAAKAAGAIMGMNNIYYRFHHLSSNEKYSTLPAKLRMNVLRSHGVDHNDFELWSLAVSAINGCGKCVDSHENVVRQKGVTEETIAAVIRVCSVVHAIGPVLEEKAATAA; this is encoded by the coding sequence ATGTCTCTTGATGCTTTGATTGACTCGCTTCCGGATTATGCGAAGGATCTTCGTCTGAACTACTCGTCGCTTGTGCGTAACAACACGGAGCTGACGAAGCAGCAGTTGTGGGGAACCGTTGTGGCTTCTGCAGTCGCTACGCGCAATGCTGCGTTGACTGCGGCTGTTGTAGCGGAGGCTGCGAATCATCTTTCGCCGGTGGAACTGGATGCGGCGAAGGCTGCTGGGGCCATCATGGGGATGAACAATATCTACTACCGTTTTCATCACCTGTCGTCGAACGAGAAGTACAGCACGCTGCCTGCGAAGCTGCGCATGAATGTGCTGCGTTCGCATGGTGTGGATCACAATGATTTTGAACTGTGGTCGCTGGCGGTTTCGGCCATCAATGGTTGCGGCAAGTGCGTGGACAGCCATGAGAATGTGGTTCGGCAGAAGGGCGTGACGGAAGAGACGATTGCTGCGGTGATCCGTGTGTGTTCTGTGGTTCACGCGATTGGGCCGGTGCTGGAAGAGAAGGCTGCTACGGCTGCTTAA
- a CDS encoding peroxiredoxin: protein MLAIGEQFPDFRVTAVVSRDKNNAFQTVDNTTYEGKWLCVFAWPKDFTFVCPTEIAAFGKLNREFADRDCQILGLSIDSEFVHLAWRNNHDDLKDLPFPMLADIKRDLCGQLGILDEKEGVAQRATFLVDPQGVIRFVYVTDLSVGRNPQEVLRVLDALQTDELCPCNWQKGEETINA, encoded by the coding sequence ATGCTTGCTATCGGCGAACAGTTTCCCGACTTCCGCGTGACCGCGGTTGTTTCCCGCGATAAGAACAATGCCTTTCAGACCGTTGACAACACGACCTACGAGGGCAAGTGGCTCTGCGTGTTTGCGTGGCCGAAGGATTTCACCTTTGTGTGCCCGACCGAGATTGCTGCATTTGGCAAACTGAACCGCGAGTTTGCTGATCGCGATTGCCAGATCCTGGGCCTGTCGATCGACAGCGAGTTTGTGCACCTGGCGTGGCGCAACAACCACGACGACCTGAAGGACCTGCCGTTCCCCATGCTGGCGGACATCAAGCGCGACCTGTGCGGTCAGCTTGGCATTCTGGATGAGAAGGAAGGCGTTGCGCAGCGTGCGACGTTCCTGGTTGATCCGCAGGGCGTGATCCGCTTTGTGTACGTGACGGACCTGTCGGTGGGCCGCAATCCACAGGAGGTTCTGCGTGTACTGGATGCTCTGCAGACCGATGAGCTTTGCCCCTGCAACTGGCAGAAGGGCGAAGAGACCATCAACGCTTAG
- a CDS encoding pectinesterase family protein, with the protein MSAILFATLAAPFASHAQDVTVLVQPGAKPNGPDVYPTIQNAIDHAPEPGANGRVTIRITPGTYHERLWIPRNRPNLTLVGLGKPEDTVITSDHFAKQSGGTFFTQTVEVLGDGFRAANLTFENSAGNVGQAVAVAVLADRAIFKHCRFLGYQDTLFANWGRQFYTDDYIEGAVDYVFGNATAVFSKTEFHTIAPGYITAQSRLSETEPTGYVIRDSHLTFAPGADGTAMTDSAAHKTAHGVFFGRPWRNYSRVIFINTNIDKGLEPAGWSDWNNGGILKTAFYAEQNSTGPGASPTTRTPDARKLTAADLKHFETREFLKGKDNWNPEAESAQLP; encoded by the coding sequence TTGAGCGCTATCCTCTTCGCCACCCTCGCAGCCCCATTCGCGTCCCACGCGCAGGACGTTACAGTCCTCGTCCAGCCCGGCGCAAAGCCCAACGGCCCGGACGTCTACCCCACCATCCAGAACGCCATCGACCACGCGCCGGAACCCGGCGCCAACGGCCGCGTAACCATCCGCATCACGCCCGGCACGTACCACGAGCGTCTCTGGATCCCTCGCAACCGCCCGAACCTAACGCTCGTCGGCCTCGGCAAGCCGGAAGACACCGTCATCACCTCGGACCACTTCGCAAAACAAAGCGGCGGCACCTTCTTCACGCAAACGGTCGAAGTCCTGGGCGACGGCTTCCGCGCTGCCAATCTCACCTTTGAAAATTCCGCAGGAAATGTAGGACAAGCCGTAGCAGTCGCCGTACTCGCAGACCGCGCCATCTTCAAACACTGTCGCTTCCTCGGCTATCAGGACACGCTCTTCGCCAACTGGGGTCGCCAGTTCTACACCGACGACTACATCGAAGGCGCAGTCGATTACGTCTTCGGCAACGCCACCGCCGTCTTCAGCAAAACCGAGTTCCACACTATAGCCCCGGGCTACATCACCGCGCAAAGCCGACTCAGCGAAACCGAACCCACCGGCTACGTCATCCGCGACAGCCACCTCACCTTCGCGCCCGGCGCCGACGGCACAGCCATGACCGACAGCGCCGCGCACAAAACCGCCCACGGCGTCTTCTTCGGTCGCCCTTGGCGCAACTACTCGCGCGTCATCTTTATCAACACGAACATCGACAAAGGCCTGGAGCCCGCAGGCTGGTCTGACTGGAACAACGGCGGCATCCTGAAGACCGCCTTCTACGCCGAACAAAACTCCACCGGCCCCGGTGCCAGCCCCACCACCCGCACACCTGACGCACGCAAGCTCACCGCCGCAGACCTGAAACACTTCGAAACCCGCGAGTTCCTCAAAGGCAAAGACAACTGGAACCCAGAAGCCGAATCAGCTCAACTGCCGTAA
- a CDS encoding oxidoreductase yields the protein MSAGTYVLGDVAVNRMGYGAMQLAGPGVWGPPKDRAAAEAVLREAVASGVDHIDTSDFYGPHTVNALLREVLHPYEGLTVVTKVGGRRGEDKSWIPAQSVPELQSAVEDNLRNLKVDALDVVNLRLWGANGHVVNEESIAERFAALAKLREQGKIKHLGLSHASRVQVEEALTIAPVVCVQNLYNVAHREDDALIDFLAEKGIAYVPYFPLGGFTPLQSSLLNDVAAELKVTPMQVALAWLLHRSPNVLLIPGTSSVGHLRENLAAADLVLSADVVARLDGIGKAA from the coding sequence ATGAGTGCAGGAACGTATGTTCTGGGTGATGTAGCAGTAAACCGCATGGGATATGGTGCTATGCAGCTTGCAGGACCGGGTGTGTGGGGTCCGCCGAAGGATCGCGCCGCGGCCGAGGCTGTGTTGCGTGAGGCTGTTGCGAGTGGCGTGGATCACATTGACACCAGCGATTTCTACGGGCCGCATACGGTGAATGCGTTGCTGCGCGAAGTGCTGCATCCGTATGAGGGACTGACTGTGGTGACGAAGGTGGGTGGTCGTCGCGGTGAAGATAAGTCGTGGATACCGGCGCAGAGTGTGCCGGAGCTGCAGAGCGCTGTGGAAGACAATCTACGCAATCTGAAGGTGGATGCGCTGGATGTGGTGAATCTGCGCCTGTGGGGTGCGAATGGTCACGTTGTGAATGAAGAGTCGATTGCGGAGCGGTTTGCTGCGTTGGCGAAGCTGCGTGAACAAGGCAAGATCAAGCATCTGGGACTGAGCCATGCGTCGCGTGTGCAGGTGGAAGAGGCGCTGACGATTGCGCCGGTGGTGTGTGTGCAGAACCTGTATAACGTGGCGCATCGTGAGGATGATGCGTTGATTGATTTCCTTGCAGAAAAGGGAATTGCCTATGTGCCGTACTTCCCGCTGGGTGGGTTTACGCCGTTGCAATCTTCTTTGCTGAACGATGTTGCCGCGGAGTTGAAGGTGACGCCGATGCAGGTGGCGTTGGCGTGGCTGTTGCATCGGTCGCCGAATGTTCTGCTGATTCCGGGAACGTCATCGGTTGGACATCTGCGGGAGAATCTTGCCGCAGCGGATTTGGTGTTGAGCGCGGATGTTGTGGCTCGGCTAGATGGGATTGGGAAGGCTGCTTAA
- a CDS encoding TetR/AcrR family transcriptional regulator produces the protein MPATLAIAFQPRKTPVQSRSEATVDAILQATLQVLVNVGKEKLTTTLVAQRAGVSVGTLYQYFPNKSALLQATLRRHMDHVIAAVEDTCKSERNRSIFDQATALIDTYLDAKLNDVNNSASLYAIATDVDGMRIARNVGNRAHRSTTALFSTAAERLTCKPELITTMVLCCITGVTRRLLEDKPTQKLLPAIREQLLDMVHAYLKTCTR, from the coding sequence TTGCCAGCCACCCTCGCCATCGCATTTCAGCCAAGAAAGACGCCAGTTCAGTCGCGTTCGGAAGCCACAGTCGACGCCATTCTGCAGGCCACGCTTCAGGTTCTGGTCAACGTCGGCAAGGAAAAACTCACCACCACACTCGTCGCGCAACGCGCCGGGGTCTCCGTTGGCACGCTCTACCAATACTTCCCCAATAAGAGCGCGTTACTGCAAGCCACGCTGCGCCGCCACATGGACCACGTCATCGCGGCCGTGGAAGACACCTGCAAATCTGAGCGCAACCGCAGCATCTTCGATCAAGCCACAGCGCTCATTGACACCTATCTCGACGCCAAGCTCAACGACGTGAACAACAGCGCCAGCCTCTACGCCATTGCCACCGACGTAGACGGCATGCGCATCGCACGCAACGTTGGCAACCGCGCGCACCGCAGCACCACCGCACTCTTCAGCACAGCAGCGGAACGCCTTACCTGCAAACCGGAACTCATCACCACCATGGTTCTTTGCTGCATCACCGGCGTCACACGTCGCCTGCTGGAAGACAAACCCACACAAAAGCTCCTGCCTGCCATCCGCGAACAACTGCTCGACATGGTCCACGCCTACCTGAAAACCTGCACGCGCTGA